In Apilactobacillus bombintestini, one genomic interval encodes:
- a CDS encoding NAD(P)H-dependent oxidoreductase, giving the protein MDKNEEIIKTAHRRYATKKFNPNKKISDKDWNTIMEVARLSPSSFGFSPWKFLLIENDDIKKAIYNDAWGAQNSLDGASHFVVVLARKNVTATSEQVQHITEAVQDHTFSPDSAFTKKFTDFQENDFDLNSERTLFDWASKQTYIAVANMMTAAAELDLDSCPIEGFNRKKVNDTLASKGLFDPEKWEVSLMAGFGYRDQDITPKKRQPMEEIYKVVK; this is encoded by the coding sequence ATGGACAAGAATGAAGAAATTATTAAAACCGCACACAGACGTTACGCCACTAAGAAATTCAATCCTAATAAGAAAATTTCTGACAAAGATTGGAACACTATTATGGAAGTAGCTCGTCTTTCACCAAGTTCCTTTGGTTTTTCACCATGGAAATTCTTATTGATTGAAAATGACGACATTAAAAAGGCTATCTATAATGATGCTTGGGGAGCACAAAACAGTTTAGATGGTGCTAGCCACTTCGTAGTAGTATTAGCTAGAAAGAACGTCACTGCTACTTCTGAACAAGTACAACACATTACTGAAGCTGTCCAAGATCATACTTTCTCACCTGATTCAGCATTTACTAAGAAATTCACTGATTTTCAAGAAAATGATTTTGATTTAAACAGTGAACGTACCTTATTTGATTGGGCAAGTAAGCAAACTTACATTGCTGTAGCCAACATGATGACCGCTGCTGCTGAATTAGACTTAGATAGTTGTCCTATTGAAGGATTTAACCGTAAAAAGGTTAACGATACTTTAGCTTCTAAAGGCCTATTTGACCCAGAAAAATGGGAAGTATCATTAATGGCCGGCTTTGGTTACCGTGACCAAGATATTACTCCTAAGAAACGTCAACCTATGGAAGAAATCTACAAGGTAGTTAAATAA
- a CDS encoding acetyl-CoA carboxylase biotin carboxyl carrier protein, with protein sequence MDQKDIENLMDKFDKSSMKEFKVTADDGTNLYFSKLEHAPVQNVAPAAGNTAAPAASNDSKPAAQPTNSASKIKAPLVGIVYFAPSPDKPVYKKVGDHVKKGDVVCVIEAMKVINEVKSPISGTITKKVAENGDMVEYNQPIFEIEED encoded by the coding sequence ATGGATCAAAAAGATATTGAAAATCTAATGGACAAATTCGATAAGTCCAGTATGAAAGAATTTAAGGTAACTGCTGACGACGGTACTAATTTATACTTCAGTAAATTAGAACATGCTCCCGTTCAAAACGTAGCACCTGCTGCAGGTAATACTGCCGCACCCGCTGCAAGCAACGACAGCAAGCCAGCAGCTCAACCTACAAACAGTGCTTCTAAGATTAAGGCACCACTTGTAGGAATTGTTTACTTTGCTCCAAGTCCTGACAAGCCAGTTTACAAAAAAGTAGGCGACCACGTTAAGAAGGGTGACGTTGTCTGCGTTATTGAAGCTATGAAGGTTATCAACGAAGTAAAGAGTCCTATTTCTGGTACTATTACTAAGAAAGTAGCTGAAAATGGTGACATGGTTGAATACAACCAACCAATTTTTGAAATCGAGGAGGACTAG
- a CDS encoding acyl carrier protein: MADKNAIFDKVKEIVVDQSDVKADDIKMETNFKDELDLDSLDLFEIIDALEDEYDIEIDTDNDIATVQQLVDYVAKQVDANN, encoded by the coding sequence ATGGCAGACAAGAATGCAATTTTTGATAAAGTAAAAGAAATCGTTGTAGATCAATCAGACGTTAAGGCTGATGACATTAAGATGGAAACTAACTTCAAGGACGAACTAGACCTTGACAGTTTAGACCTATTCGAAATCATCGATGCTCTAGAAGATGAATACGACATCGAAATCGACACAGACAACGATATCGCTACTGTTCAACAATTAGTTGACTACGTTGCAAAACAAGTAGACGCTAACAACTAA
- a CDS encoding DUF2075 domain-containing protein, which produces MSDMNAADEKLAPTKQLTDEQAHLVEKIKKFAIDHLHDDQHAVFTIYGDAGTGKSVILSKLFFDLQQMAHDKDNPLYQSNNYFLVNHPEILKVYKKMAGSQAHVLKKNFNRPTSFINQYDKNPKPVDITIIDEAHLLLSRGDHYNNFYYDNQLAEIIKRSQITVLVFDHRQVLRTKSFWNLERLHNIIDSYTNGEYHLTHQFRMTANDDLVKWINTFTDGTLTDMPADAKENYDFRVFDNAEEMRKAIVAKNNKYGLSRIVSTSGYPSTLDGGKHYVLEPDFKMPWDQYNYTQTPWAEIPETIGEVGSMFTCQGFDLNYVGVILGPPVYLDGDQVKVNLDKFTDVESLKKRKDITDPKEFAKIKQALVLNSANVLMKRGVKGLYIFAHNEELRKRLLDNYRRL; this is translated from the coding sequence ATGTCAGATATGAATGCGGCCGATGAAAAACTGGCCCCTACTAAACAACTTACCGACGAACAAGCTCACTTAGTCGAAAAGATTAAAAAATTCGCTATTGATCACTTACATGATGATCAACATGCCGTCTTTACTATTTATGGTGATGCCGGAACTGGTAAGTCGGTTATTTTAAGTAAATTATTCTTTGATTTACAACAAATGGCCCATGATAAAGATAATCCCCTTTATCAAAGCAACAATTACTTTTTGGTAAATCATCCCGAAATCCTCAAAGTATATAAGAAAATGGCGGGGTCACAAGCCCACGTGTTAAAGAAGAACTTTAACCGTCCTACTTCTTTTATCAACCAATATGATAAAAATCCTAAACCCGTCGATATTACTATCATAGATGAAGCCCACCTATTACTTTCTCGCGGTGATCACTACAATAATTTCTACTATGATAATCAACTAGCCGAAATTATTAAACGTTCACAAATTACCGTCTTGGTATTTGACCACCGCCAAGTATTACGTACTAAGTCATTCTGGAACCTTGAACGATTACATAACATCATCGATTCCTACACTAACGGTGAATATCACCTAACTCATCAATTTAGAATGACCGCTAACGATGACTTAGTAAAATGGATTAATACTTTCACCGACGGTACTTTAACCGATATGCCGGCAGATGCTAAAGAAAACTATGATTTTCGTGTCTTCGATAATGCCGAAGAAATGCGTAAAGCTATCGTAGCTAAAAATAATAAATACGGTTTAAGCCGTATTGTTTCTACTTCCGGTTACCCATCTACTTTAGATGGTGGTAAGCATTATGTATTAGAACCTGATTTCAAAATGCCTTGGGATCAATATAATTACACCCAAACTCCTTGGGCAGAAATTCCTGAAACTATCGGCGAAGTCGGTTCCATGTTTACTTGCCAAGGATTCGATTTAAACTATGTGGGAGTTATCTTAGGCCCTCCTGTCTACCTAGATGGTGACCAAGTTAAAGTTAACTTAGATAAATTCACCGATGTAGAATCCTTGAAGAAACGTAAAGATATTACGGATCCTAAAGAATTTGCTAAAATCAAACAAGCGTTAGTATTAAATTCCGCCAACGTTTTAATGAAACGTGGAGTAAAAGGATTATACATTTTCGCACACAATGAAGAGTTAAGAAAACGTCTGTTAGACAATTACCGTCGACTATAA
- a CDS encoding 3-hydroxyacyl-ACP dehydratase FabZ family protein has translation MDYNVHDFIPQRYPFQMIDKILEVRPGEGAKALKLLNVNEWFFQNQEKEFGMPRPIAMEMLAQTGVCALLSMPENKGKNVFFGGIKDATYKDSFRPGDKLELAVEMTKLKRNIGEGHGTVTRDGEVICEGTLIFAIE, from the coding sequence ATGGACTACAACGTACATGATTTCATTCCCCAAAGATACCCATTCCAAATGATTGATAAGATTTTGGAAGTTAGACCAGGTGAAGGCGCTAAAGCTTTGAAGCTTTTAAACGTTAACGAATGGTTCTTTCAAAACCAAGAAAAAGAATTTGGGATGCCTAGACCAATCGCAATGGAAATGCTAGCCCAAACCGGGGTTTGCGCATTACTATCCATGCCCGAAAACAAAGGTAAGAATGTCTTCTTTGGTGGAATCAAAGATGCTACTTATAAAGACAGTTTTCGTCCCGGCGATAAGTTGGAATTAGCTGTGGAAATGACTAAGCTAAAGAGAAACATTGGTGAAGGTCACGGAACAGTTACCCGAGATGGCGAAGTTATTTGTGAAGGTACTTTAATCTTTGCAATTGAATAG
- a CDS encoding M3 family oligoendopeptidase — protein MKYSLNWDLDSIFPGGIHGKALTNKIDTIQHSIQVFRDTIHDYDWQDDAPEYTNFIALVEFIQKIKAALVQAGMYVNGKYSDNIHDDEIPPLMDKIQALDMQASQAEQLLQKKLVALDDDTFAKLIALPDLQTIAFSLKESRDFGKHLLSDEQEALISKMQLDGLSGWSSHYNTLVASVKVPFHDKDGNPITLSAGQADNEILGNDDPNYRRDLMPAWEKAWGEKQNLFADTLNHLSGSRLTDYQVHHIDDVLTYPLALNRMSKQTLDTMWQVVDENKSLMIKYLQRKAKLMGKDTIGWQDVEAPLHLSNTKRDKITYDQSAEFIMQQFKKFSPKMAQLAKRAFENRWIEAENRPGKEPGGYMQDLPETGEARIFLTFTGSPNDAATIAHELGHAFHSSVMTDLPYFRQDYAMNVAETASTLGELIVADANVKEATSDEEKISLLNDKMDNPIAMFLNIHARYLFETRYYEKRKNGTLTARQINELMLQAQKDAFDNSLDIYSPHFWASKMHFYFDDVPFYNFPYTFGYLFSLGIYAQAQKTDNFEDKYIALLRDTANMSTEDLAKKHLNVDLTQPDFWEAGVKLIKKDIDEFMRLTEKYV, from the coding sequence ATGAAATATTCACTAAATTGGGACTTAGATTCCATCTTTCCCGGTGGAATTCATGGCAAAGCCCTTACTAATAAAATCGATACTATTCAACATTCTATTCAAGTATTTCGCGACACCATTCATGACTATGATTGGCAAGATGATGCGCCTGAATATACCAATTTCATTGCTTTAGTAGAATTTATTCAAAAAATTAAAGCTGCTTTAGTGCAAGCCGGCATGTATGTAAATGGTAAATATTCCGACAATATTCATGACGATGAAATACCACCATTGATGGATAAAATCCAAGCTTTGGATATGCAGGCTTCTCAAGCTGAACAATTATTACAAAAGAAGCTAGTAGCACTCGATGATGATACTTTTGCTAAATTGATTGCTTTACCCGACTTACAAACTATCGCTTTTTCACTAAAAGAAAGTCGTGACTTCGGGAAACATCTATTAAGTGATGAACAAGAAGCGCTAATTAGTAAAATGCAATTAGACGGCTTAAGTGGTTGGTCTAGTCATTACAATACTCTAGTAGCTTCCGTTAAAGTTCCCTTCCATGATAAAGATGGCAACCCCATTACTTTATCTGCCGGACAAGCTGACAACGAAATTCTAGGTAATGACGATCCTAATTATCGTCGTGATTTAATGCCTGCCTGGGAAAAAGCTTGGGGTGAAAAACAAAACTTATTCGCCGATACTTTAAATCACTTATCTGGTAGTCGACTAACCGATTATCAAGTGCATCATATCGACGATGTGTTAACTTATCCATTAGCTTTAAACCGCATGTCTAAGCAAACTTTAGACACTATGTGGCAAGTCGTCGATGAAAATAAAAGCTTAATGATTAAGTATCTACAACGTAAAGCTAAACTAATGGGCAAAGATACCATTGGTTGGCAAGATGTAGAAGCGCCGTTGCATTTATCTAATACTAAACGCGACAAGATTACTTATGATCAATCTGCCGAATTTATTATGCAACAATTTAAGAAGTTCTCTCCTAAGATGGCGCAATTAGCTAAACGAGCTTTTGAAAATAGATGGATTGAAGCTGAAAACCGTCCTGGCAAAGAACCTGGTGGCTATATGCAAGACTTACCAGAAACCGGCGAAGCTAGAATCTTTCTAACTTTCACTGGTTCACCTAACGATGCTGCCACTATCGCGCATGAATTAGGCCACGCCTTTCATAGTAGTGTTATGACGGATTTACCTTATTTCCGTCAAGATTACGCTATGAACGTTGCCGAAACTGCTTCTACTTTAGGTGAGTTAATCGTTGCAGATGCTAACGTAAAAGAAGCTACTTCCGATGAAGAAAAAATCAGTTTATTAAACGATAAAATGGATAATCCTATTGCTATGTTTTTAAATATTCATGCTCGTTATCTATTCGAAACTCGTTATTATGAAAAACGTAAAAACGGTACTTTAACTGCTCGTCAAATCAACGAACTAATGTTGCAAGCGCAAAAAGATGCCTTCGATAATTCCTTAGACATCTACTCTCCACACTTCTGGGCTAGCAAGATGCATTTCTACTTTGATGACGTACCTTTCTACAACTTTCCATATACTTTCGGTTATTTATTTAGTTTAGGAATTTATGCGCAAGCACAAAAGACCGATAACTTCGAAGATAAATACATCGCGTTATTACGTGATACTGCAAATATGTCTACCGAAGACTTAGCTAAAAAACACTTAAATGTCGACTTAACGCAACCTGATTTCTGGGAAGCCGGCGTTAAATTAATTAAAAAAGATATCGATGAGTTCATGCGACTTACCGAAAAATATGTATAA
- the fabG gene encoding 3-oxoacyl-ACP reductase FabG, which translates to MENNEKQVILITGATKGLGLADAIRLSKNDNNIVIVNSHRELSDDEMKALQANFDREVDVLVGDVASEEDAKSMIDTVVDKYGKIDVLVNNAGITQDTLLTRMKADSFKQVLDTNLFGVFNMTKFALKKMQKARKGCIINMSSIAGLHGNLGQANYSSTKAGLVGLTKTTAQEGSLRGIRCNAVAPGMIKTAMTDKLSDKNIKAWEEQIPSKRFGTPDEVAQVVEFLINDEYMNGQVITVDGGLTM; encoded by the coding sequence ATGGAAAATAACGAAAAACAAGTAATACTAATCACTGGTGCAACTAAAGGTTTAGGTTTAGCTGATGCTATTCGTTTGTCAAAAAATGACAACAACATCGTAATTGTTAACTCACACCGTGAATTAAGCGACGATGAAATGAAAGCTCTACAAGCTAACTTTGACCGCGAAGTAGACGTATTAGTAGGTGACGTGGCTTCTGAAGAAGACGCTAAATCTATGATTGATACTGTAGTTGATAAATACGGCAAGATTGACGTATTAGTTAACAATGCTGGTATTACTCAAGATACTCTACTAACTAGAATGAAGGCTGACTCATTCAAACAAGTCCTAGATACTAACTTGTTTGGAGTATTTAACATGACTAAGTTTGCTCTAAAGAAGATGCAAAAAGCTCGTAAGGGTTGCATCATCAACATGTCCAGTATCGCTGGATTACACGGTAACCTAGGTCAAGCTAACTACTCATCAACTAAGGCCGGATTAGTTGGTTTAACTAAGACTACTGCCCAAGAAGGTTCTCTACGTGGTATCCGTTGTAACGCCGTTGCTCCGGGTATGATCAAGACTGCTATGACTGACAAGTTAAGTGACAAAAACATCAAAGCTTGGGAAGAACAAATTCCTTCCAAACGTTTCGGTACACCTGACGAAGTTGCTCAAGTAGTAGAATTCTTAATCAATGATGAATACATGAATGGACAAGTTATCACCGTTGACGGTGGATTAACTATGTAG
- a CDS encoding phospho-sugar mutase: protein MDAQKLYQTWVNQPNLNESVQHDLAAIANNQDEINDSFGTNMSFGTAGMRGLLGAGINRMNIYTVRQATEGLASYMDTLDDEQKRRGVAISFDSRYHSKEFAYEAARVLGQHNIKSFVFDDIRPTPELSFAIRHLHTFAGIMITASHNPMQYNGYKIYGEDGGQMPPHASDMITDYVRKADDVFAIKVADVADLRKQKLLTVIGEDVDAEYLDNIKSVNINHELIQKVGKDLKFVYTPLHGTGKVIGRRALNNVGFANYSLVKEQAIADPEFPTVDFPNPEFPEAFNYAIKLGKQENADVLIATDPDADRLGAAVRQPDGSYELMTGNQIASVLLDYILTAKKNAGELPADGTVVKSIVSTELATKIANNYGVEMQNVLTGFKYIAEKIKNFEENHDHTFLFGFEESFGYLIKPFVRDKDAIQSTALLAEVAAYYKDKGQTLYDGLQSIYKKYGYHEEKTISKYFNGLSGKDKMAAMMDELRKNPMKSFNGQDVVTLEDFSTSEKTSADGSKETINLPKSNVLKYWLADGTWLAIRPSGTEPKIKFYIGTEDDTQETVNQRLDSYIKAVNELIEKLV from the coding sequence ATGGATGCACAAAAGCTTTATCAAACTTGGGTAAATCAACCCAATCTAAACGAATCAGTACAACATGATTTAGCCGCAATCGCTAATAACCAAGATGAAATTAACGATTCATTCGGAACTAACATGTCATTTGGTACTGCCGGTATGCGTGGCCTTTTAGGTGCCGGAATCAATCGCATGAACATATACACTGTTCGTCAAGCTACTGAAGGTCTTGCTTCATACATGGATACTTTAGATGATGAACAAAAGCGTCGTGGCGTGGCCATTAGTTTTGATTCTCGTTACCATTCTAAAGAATTTGCTTATGAAGCAGCTCGCGTATTAGGACAACATAACATCAAGTCATTCGTATTTGATGATATTCGCCCTACTCCCGAATTGTCATTTGCTATTCGTCATTTGCACACTTTCGCTGGTATTATGATTACTGCCAGTCACAACCCTATGCAATACAACGGATACAAGATTTACGGTGAAGACGGTGGACAAATGCCACCTCATGCTTCCGACATGATTACTGATTATGTTCGTAAAGCTGACGATGTTTTCGCTATTAAAGTTGCTGATGTAGCTGATTTACGTAAACAAAAATTACTAACTGTAATTGGTGAAGACGTAGATGCTGAATACTTAGACAACATTAAATCCGTAAACATCAATCATGAATTAATCCAAAAAGTAGGTAAGGATCTAAAATTCGTCTACACCCCACTTCACGGAACTGGTAAAGTTATCGGTCGTCGTGCCTTAAACAATGTTGGTTTTGCCAACTACTCATTAGTTAAGGAACAAGCTATTGCCGATCCAGAATTTCCAACTGTAGACTTTCCTAACCCAGAATTCCCAGAAGCATTTAACTATGCTATCAAACTAGGTAAACAAGAAAACGCTGATGTATTAATCGCCACTGACCCTGACGCTGACCGTCTAGGTGCCGCTGTTCGTCAACCTGATGGTAGTTACGAATTAATGACTGGAAACCAAATTGCTTCCGTCTTATTAGATTACATTCTAACTGCTAAGAAGAACGCCGGTGAATTACCAGCTGATGGTACAGTAGTTAAATCCATCGTTTCTACCGAATTAGCTACTAAGATTGCTAATAACTACGGTGTAGAAATGCAAAACGTTTTAACTGGTTTCAAATACATCGCTGAAAAGATCAAGAACTTTGAAGAAAACCATGACCACACTTTCCTATTTGGTTTTGAAGAAAGTTTCGGTTACTTAATTAAACCTTTCGTTCGTGATAAGGATGCTATTCAATCCACTGCTTTACTTGCTGAAGTAGCTGCTTACTACAAAGATAAGGGTCAAACCTTATACGATGGTCTACAAAGCATCTACAAGAAGTATGGTTACCACGAAGAAAAGACTATTTCTAAATACTTCAATGGCCTATCTGGTAAAGACAAGATGGCTGCTATGATGGATGAATTACGTAAGAATCCTATGAAGTCATTCAATGGTCAAGACGTAGTTACTCTAGAAGACTTCAGCACTTCCGAAAAGACTAGCGCTGATGGTTCTAAAGAAACTATCAACTTACCTAAGTCCAACGTATTGAAGTACTGGTTAGCTGATGGTACTTGGTTAGCTATTCGTCCTTCTGGTACTGAACCTAAGATTAAGTTCTACATCGGTACTGAAGACGATACCCAAGAAACTGTTAACCAACGCTTAGATAGTTACATCAAAGCCGTTAACGAACTAATTGAAAAACTAGTTTAA
- a CDS encoding C39 family peptidase → MKKMLSSLGLVMLFGATAVALGGQPANAETTNQDNQKTEQPAQQSSGQNNSQQGQTSNSANNQNSSNNNNQNNNSQNQQQQQSDNKSDQQNQQPTPQPQPKPAPAPAPKPAKHIAHASYRIRSARKYNARVIRSNNMRLFSKAYNPSAKYLGKPQLKGQLVQVIRVARSRKTKHSVKRTYYQISYRGQIRGWVNAIYLRKTRVYEIPFTYTSQHFPFNAPNGCEATALKMALSAKNVGLNQGVDEFLRVMPRSSYDYNEGFVGNPYAVNHTEQDWTIYPRALARFGRQFRKYVYNITGASKMKIIREVRHGNPVIAATGYRMRKATGHTLVVVGYKHGYFKMADPSSWRGTFKHANNLPVFWVSTRQFMRIYNHEGRKAVLVH, encoded by the coding sequence ATGAAAAAGATGTTATCATCTTTGGGATTGGTAATGCTTTTTGGTGCTACTGCTGTTGCACTTGGTGGACAACCTGCTAACGCGGAAACAACCAACCAAGACAATCAAAAAACTGAACAACCTGCTCAACAATCTTCTGGTCAAAATAACAGCCAACAAGGTCAAACCAGCAATTCAGCTAATAATCAAAATAGCAGCAACAATAACAACCAAAACAACAATAGCCAAAACCAACAACAACAACAATCAGACAACAAGTCTGATCAACAAAATCAACAACCAACTCCACAACCACAACCAAAGCCAGCCCCAGCTCCAGCTCCTAAGCCAGCTAAGCATATCGCACATGCTAGCTACCGCATTAGATCAGCTAGAAAATACAACGCACGTGTTATTAGATCAAACAACATGCGTTTATTCTCCAAAGCTTACAATCCTAGTGCAAAATACTTAGGTAAGCCTCAACTAAAAGGCCAATTGGTTCAAGTGATTAGAGTAGCACGCTCACGCAAAACTAAACATTCTGTAAAGCGTACTTACTACCAAATCAGTTATCGTGGACAAATTAGAGGTTGGGTAAATGCTATTTATCTAAGAAAAACTAGAGTATACGAAATTCCATTTACATACACTAGTCAACATTTCCCATTCAATGCCCCTAATGGATGTGAAGCTACTGCTTTGAAGATGGCTTTATCAGCTAAAAACGTTGGTTTAAACCAAGGGGTAGACGAATTCTTGCGAGTAATGCCTCGTTCTAGTTACGACTACAACGAAGGATTTGTGGGTAATCCATATGCCGTAAACCACACCGAACAAGATTGGACTATTTACCCTCGTGCTTTAGCTAGATTTGGTCGTCAATTTAGAAAGTACGTATACAACATCACTGGTGCTTCTAAGATGAAGATTATCCGTGAAGTTAGACATGGTAACCCAGTTATTGCCGCAACTGGATACCGTATGCGTAAAGCTACTGGTCATACTCTAGTAGTTGTTGGATACAAGCATGGTTACTTCAAGATGGCCGATCCATCATCATGGAGAGGTACCTTCAAGCATGCTAACAACTTGCCTGTATTCTGGGTTTCAACTAGACAATTCATGAGAATTTACAACCACGAAGGTCGTAAGGCTGTATTGGTTCACTAA
- the fabD gene encoding ACP S-malonyltransferase has product MNICYLFSGQGSQFKEMGQDLYKSNPIYKRTVDEASETLNLNLADPEIFDNPNNTQIAILTMSVAIHRILEDKVAKPVAMMGLSLGEYSALVAAKALSFQSGLKLVHDRSHYMDEAGKQNPGSMAAVLGLSPDFVKSVCDEIDDVYPANYNTNKQVVIGGTKDGVKNAMAALKEKGAKRVIPLKVAVASHTPLMQPASDQLAKRLESVDFTEPEVPVISNTTVTPFTKDTVKDTLTKQLINPTHFMQDVDSLKDQNIDAFIEIGPGNTLSKLAKKTLKADTYNVESVDTLNELLDKLGE; this is encoded by the coding sequence TTGAATATTTGTTATCTATTTAGTGGCCAAGGCAGTCAGTTTAAAGAAATGGGACAAGATTTATACAAATCAAATCCTATTTATAAACGTACCGTCGATGAGGCCTCAGAAACATTGAATTTAAACTTAGCGGATCCAGAGATTTTTGATAATCCTAATAATACTCAAATTGCTATTTTAACGATGAGTGTAGCTATTCACCGTATTTTAGAAGATAAAGTAGCAAAACCCGTTGCAATGATGGGCTTGAGTTTAGGTGAATATAGTGCTTTAGTTGCTGCTAAAGCACTATCTTTTCAATCAGGGCTAAAGCTAGTACACGATCGCTCACATTACATGGATGAAGCAGGTAAGCAAAATCCAGGTTCTATGGCTGCTGTATTGGGCCTTAGCCCTGATTTTGTAAAGAGCGTTTGTGATGAAATTGATGACGTTTACCCCGCAAATTACAACACTAATAAACAAGTAGTTATTGGTGGTACTAAGGACGGAGTTAAAAACGCTATGGCTGCATTAAAAGAAAAGGGTGCTAAGCGCGTAATTCCACTTAAGGTGGCAGTGGCTTCTCATACTCCATTAATGCAACCTGCATCTGATCAATTAGCTAAGCGTCTGGAAAGTGTAGACTTTACTGAACCCGAAGTTCCAGTTATCAGTAACACTACTGTGACTCCATTTACTAAGGATACAGTAAAAGATACCTTGACTAAGCAATTAATCAATCCTACTCACTTTATGCAAGACGTGGACTCACTAAAAGATCAAAACATCGACGCCTTTATTGAAATCGGTCCTGGAAATACGCTAAGTAAACTTGCTAAGAAGACATTAAAGGCCGACACCTACAATGTAGAAAGTGTCGACACTTTAAACGAGTTATTGGATAAGCTAGGAGAATAA
- a CDS encoding beta-ketoacyl-ACP synthase III, which yields MSSFSIMATAKAVPEKIVTNDDLAQIMDTSDEWISRRTGIKERRIAVSETTTSLCAKVASQLLEKADVDANDIDFIIVGTMSSDYQTPSTASAVQGIIGAKNAIAFDINAACSGFVFGTYTLASLLNSKPNAKGIVIGGEQLSKLINWQDRTTAVLFGDGAGGMLVSNQGDGEILSTNLKNFGDKGEALLAGHMTGDEQFGETKDHTDHYFHMDGRGVFNFATKNVPVSIKEAAEDANIDLSDIKYFVLHQANARIIKSVARKVGVNADKFPININHYGNTAAASEPILLSEMVENGLITRGDIIALSGFGGGLTTGTIILRY from the coding sequence ATGAGCAGTTTTTCAATTATGGCAACTGCTAAAGCTGTTCCTGAAAAGATAGTTACTAATGATGATTTAGCGCAAATTATGGATACTTCTGATGAATGGATCAGCAGAAGAACCGGAATTAAGGAACGTCGAATCGCCGTTAGCGAAACTACTACTTCTTTATGTGCTAAGGTAGCTTCACAATTACTAGAAAAAGCAGACGTGGATGCGAATGATATTGACTTTATCATCGTGGGAACGATGTCATCCGACTATCAAACCCCTTCAACTGCATCTGCAGTTCAAGGCATCATTGGTGCTAAGAATGCAATTGCTTTTGATATTAACGCTGCTTGTTCTGGTTTTGTGTTTGGAACTTACACACTTGCTTCCTTACTAAATAGCAAACCCAATGCCAAGGGAATTGTTATTGGTGGAGAACAATTAAGTAAGTTAATTAACTGGCAAGACCGTACCACTGCCGTATTATTCGGTGATGGTGCTGGTGGAATGCTAGTTTCCAACCAAGGCGATGGTGAGATTTTATCCACCAACTTAAAGAACTTTGGTGACAAGGGTGAGGCTTTACTTGCTGGACATATGACTGGGGATGAACAATTCGGTGAAACGAAGGATCATACCGATCATTACTTCCACATGGATGGCCGCGGCGTATTTAACTTCGCTACTAAGAACGTGCCGGTCTCAATTAAAGAGGCAGCTGAAGATGCCAACATTGACTTAAGTGACATAAAGTACTTTGTGTTACATCAAGCTAATGCGCGTATCATCAAGAGCGTGGCCCGTAAAGTAGGCGTTAATGCTGATAAATTCCCGATTAACATCAATCATTATGGAAACACAGCAGCTGCTAGTGAACCAATTTTGTTGTCAGAAATGGTAGAAAATGGTTTAATAACTAGGGGAGATATTATCGCCCTATCAGGTTTTGGTGGTGGCCTAACCACTGGAACTATTATTTTAAGGTACTAA